The nucleotide sequence AATATTGTCTGTTCAAGCTGAGTAGCCAATaaaattttcaaaacaGGAACTGTTTACGTTGCGTTTTAGCCCTTTTGCTTCTCCCTTTTAAATTAGTTTGCAAggcaaaacaaaaaatctGAACATAGAAAAGAGTTTAACAGATTCACTTTTTGAGCAGCATCTTCAATTCACTTTCCCCCCTCGAGTAATTGATTGATCTATTAAGGTATACGTCAGTATTATTGAACAGTTCGTGTCTTTTTTGTCCAGTTTTCTCGATACTAAGACGCCTGTTTAAAGCTAAATCCAAAAATATCTATACACTTTTATCAGGATGAGTGATCTTCCCATTGAATTCACCGAGTTGGTGGATCTTACGTCTCTAGGTATCTCCTCTCAATACCTAGACTTCAGATCCACCACTTTCGAATCTGACCATTTCGTTACTGTTAGAGAATCTGCAAACGGCACCAACACAGTGGCAATTGTGGATTTAACAAAGGGTAATGAAGTCACAAGAAAGAACATGGGTGGTGATTCTGCTATCATGCACCCATCGCAAAAGGTTATCTCTGTGAGAGCTAACGGGACCATTGTTCAAGTGTTTAACTTGGACACCAAGTCTAAGTTGAAGTCTTTCCAATTAGACGAACCAGTCATCTTTTGGAAGTGGTTGAGTGAAGAAGTTCTAGGTTTCATCACTGCTAACTCTCTATATGTGTCCCATGTCTTCGATGGCAATGTTTCTGCCAAGCCAGTAAAGTTGACTGACAGACACGTCAACCTAAATAACACCCAGATCATCAACTTCGTTGCTAACGAAAAGCTGGACTGGTTTGCCGTTGTCGGTATTATCCAAGAAAATGGTAAGATTGCCGGTAAGATTCAATTGTTCTCCAAAGCCAGAGGCATCTCACAAGCAATTGATGGTCACGTCGCTATCTTCTCCAAGATTCTTCTAGACGGTAACACTGAACCTGTGCAGGTTTTCGTCACTGGTAACAGAAACGTCACCACCGGTTCAGGTGAACTACGTGTCATTGAAATTGACCCAGTTCAAGATCAGCCAGTTAGATaccagaaaaaaatagttgatatcttcttccCAGCTGATGCGGTAAACGACTTCCCAATTTCCGTACAAGTCTCTGAAAAATATGGTATCATCTACGTGTTAACCAAATACGGTTTCATCCATCTATACGAATTGGAAACTGGTTCAAACCTTTTCGTCAACAGAATCACCGCAGAATCCGTGTTTACTGCAACAAGCTATAACCACAAGAATGGTATCGCATGTATCAATAAAAAAGGTAATGTGTTGGCTGTCGAAGTTGACACTAACCAAATAGTTCCATACgtcttgaacaagttgGCAAACGTTTCCCTCGCGTTAACAATGGCTTCAAGAGGAAACCTACCAGGTGCAGAGGATTTGTTCTCAAAGCAATTCGATAATTTGTTGGCACAAGGTGACTACAGCAATGCCGCTAAGGTGGCTGCATCTTCTCAACAATTGAGAACGCAAACCACCATCaataaattgaaaaatattcaaGCTCCTCCAGGCTCAATTTCTCCAATTTTGCTATACTTCTCCACGTTGTTGGATAAGGGTAAATTGAACCAATACGAGTCCATTGAGTTGACTAGACCACTTTTGCAACAAGATAGAAAGCAATTGTATGAGAAGTATCTAAAGGAGGACAAGCTACAGTGTTCTGAAGAGCTAGGTGACATTGTCAAACCTTTCGATACTACTCTAGCCTTGGCCACTTATTTGAAGGCTGAAGCACATGCCAAGGTTATCACTTGTTTGGCAGAATTGCAACAATTTGACAAGATTCTGCCTTACGCAGCAAAGGTTAACTTCACTCCTAACTTTATTGTCTTGATTTCAAATTTAATGAGAACAAACCCAGACAAAGCCAGTGAATTTGCTATTAGCTTGCTGTCCAACCCAGAAGTCGCTTCTAAGCtagaaattgaaaagattgCGGATATCTTCTTTAGTCAAAACCACATTCAACAAGGTACTTCTTTCTTATTAGATGCATTGCGTAGCAACACACCAGACCAGGGTCATCTACAGACAAGAGTTTTGGAAATTAACCTTTTGAATGCACCACAAGTTGCAGATGCTATCTTGGGTAACAACATATTCTCCTATTATGACAAGCCAACAATTGCCACCTTAGCTGAAAAGGCCGGATTGTATCAAAGAGCTTTGGAAAACTACACTGATATCAAGGATATTAAGAGATGTATTGTCCACACCTCTGCTATTCCAGCTGAATGGTTGGTGAACTTCTTTGGTAAGTTGAATGTTGAACAATCTTTGGCTTGTCTAAAAACTTTGATGGATGATAACTTGGAAGCTAATCTACAAATTGTTATTCAAGTCGCCACAAAGTTCTCGGATCTAATTGGCTCGCAGGTTTTGATCAAATTGTTCGAGGATTATAGATCGAATGAAGGTTTATACTATTACTTGGCATCCCTAGTCAATTTGACAACCGACAAAGAGGTTGTCTTCAAATACATCCAAGCTGCTGTTAGAGCTGGTCATTTCCAGGAAGTTGAAAGAGTTGTCAGAGAAAATAATGTTTACGATCCAGAAAAGGTTAAAAACTTCTTAAAGGACGCTCAATTGCAAGACCAAATGCctttggttgttgtttgtgATCGTTTCGATATGGTCCATGACTTGGTCCTATATTTGTACAGAACAaagaatttcaaatttatcGAAGTTTACGTTCAACAAGTTAACCCATCCAAGACTGCCCAAGTTGTTGCCGGTTTATTGGATGTGGACTGTGATGAAAATGTTATTATATCTCTATTGGATACTGTTGTCGGACAAGTCccaattgatgaattgaCAACTGAAgtggaaaagagaaacagaTTGAAACTCCTATTGCCATTCTTGGAAAAAACTTTGCAAACCGGTGCCCAAAGCCAATCTGTTTACAACACATTGGCTAAGATTTATATTGATTCTAACAATGCTCCAGAAAAGTTCTTAAAGGAGAATGATCAATATGACACTTTGAATGTTGGTCGTTACTGTGAAAAGAGAGATCCATACTTGGCCTATATCGCCTATGAAAAGGGTCAAAATGACGATGACTTGATCAGAATCACCAACGAAAACAGCATGTACAAATACCAAGCCAGATATTTGTTGGCTCGTTCCGACTCAAGTTTGTGGAACAAGGTCTTATCTTCTGAAAACATTCACAGACGTCAATTAATCGACTCTGTTATTAGTGTTGGTATTCCTGAACTAACTGATCCAGAGCCAGTGTCTTTAACTGTGCAGGCATTTATGTCAAACGGCCTAAAGACCGAATTGATcgaattgttggaaaagaTTATTTTAGAACCTTCTCCATTCAATGACAATCCAGCTCTTCAAGGTCTATTGTTATTGTCTGCAATCAGATACGAACCTAACAAGGTTAGTAACTTGATTGAAAAACTTGACAACTAcgatgttgatgaaattgcTCCATTGTGTATAGAAAATGGTTTGAATGAAGAAGCATTCGAAATCTATGACAAGCATGGAAAGCATAGCAAAGCTTTGACTGTTATTGTCGAAGACCTTCTAGAATTGGACAGAGCCGAATCCTATGCAGACAAAATAAACACACCAGAATTGTGGGCTCAATTGGGTACTGCTGAATTGAATGCACTACGTATTCCAGAAGCCATTGATTCTTATATTAAGGCAAAGGATCCTTCTAACTTCAAGAATGTTATCAAGGCTGCTGAAGATGCTGGcaaatttgaagaacttgtacCATTTTTATTGATGGCCAGGGAATCTCTCAAGGAACCAGAAATTGACGGTGCTTTGATCTTGGCTTATGCTGAATTAGGAAAGTTGAATGAAATTGAGAATCTATTGACTGTATCGAATGTTGCTAActtggaagaagttggtGATAAATTATCCGAACACAATGATTACAAAGCAGCAAAATTATGTTACTCTGCTGTTTCCAACTATTCTAAACTAGCTACGACTCTTGTGTATTTGGGTGACTACCAAAATGCTGTTGACACTGCAAGAAAGGCTTCTAACGTTAGAGTCTGGAAGCAAGTCAATGACGCTTGTATTGCTAACAGGGAATTTAGATTGGCCCAAATTTGTGGTTTGAACTTGATTGTCCATGCTGAAGAACTTGACGAGTTGGTTGAGGTCTATGAGACAAACGGATTCTTCGACGAATTAATCTCCTTATTCGAAGCAGGTCTAGGTTTGGAAAGAGCACACATGGGTATGTTTACAGAATTGGCTATCCTTTACACTAAGTACAACCCATCAAAGACTTATGAGCATTTAAAGTTATTCTGGTCTCGTATTAACATTCCAAAGGTGATCAGAGCCGTGGAAGAAGCACACTTGTGGCCTGAACTGATCTTCTTATATGCTCATTATGATGAATGGGATAATGCTGCTTTGACTATGATTGAAAAGTCCGCTTTCAACTTTGATCATTCATACTTCAAAGAGATTATTGTTAAAGTCTCTAATTTGGAAATATATTACAAGGCTATCAACTTCTATGTGAAGGAACATCCTTCATTGCTTGTGGACTTGTTAACTGTTCTAACACCAAGATTGGATATTCCTAGAACAGTCAGAATTTTCTCAAAATCTGATAACCTACCTTTGATTAAGCCATTCTTGATCAATGTATTGCCAAAGAACAATTCTGTTGTGAACCAAGCATACCATGATTTAATgatcgaagaagaagattacAAGGCTCTACAAGATGCTGTCAACTCTTATGATAAATTCGATCAATTGGAATTAGCTGCTCGTTTGGAAAACCATGAAATTATCTTCTTTAAGATTATTGGAGCTCAACTATACCGTAGAAATAAGAAATGGGCAAAGAGTTTATCTATCTTCAAGGAACAGCAACTATGGAAACATGCAATTGAAACCGCTGCTATTTCCCAAAGCCAAGAGATTGCAGAAGATCTTCTaaagttcttcattgaAACAGACAACAAAGAAGCATTCATTGCATCTTTATACTCCACTTATCACTTGATCAGATACGACTTCGTTCTTGAAGTTGCATGGTTGAATAACCTTGAAACATACATCAAGCCATATGAAATATCTGTTaaaaaggaacaaaatGATGCAATCAACAAACTTTCTGCTGAATTCAAGTCTAAGGCTTCTACTGACTCCAACTCTGATGGTCAGCCATTGCTACTAACAAACGGTGCAATTGGATCACAAACAACTGGATTCTCTAACTACTAAGCTTGAGGGGGCTTAGTATATGGCAATCctattttgttttagcATCATCTTATAGTGATGAACTTTATGTACCATATATCTAAATACCATTATGttcagaaaataaaaaagttGAATTGACAACTGTAATAAcaaaatatcttttttctctgttaTATAAGTGGATAATTAGTACTATCTTACAATTCCGGCTCGGTATTAACTAGAGATGTCTACTCGTTGAATTTGCTTCCACGATCAGCTCTTGCagccttcttctctaattCATCCCAGTCTTCACCAGCCTCTTCCTCTGACTCATCTGCAAAATCTTCAGAGCCTTCATCGCTGAATTGTTCATCTTCCGAATAATCTTCCTCGGAGTATACTTCTTCGTCAGATGGGTCCTCGTCAGAAGCTTCGTACTCAGATATTTCCTCTTCACTCTCATCAGATCTCTCGTCATCAGAACCAGTGGCTAAGAAGGACCAACCGccatccaagaagaattgatgtGGGTCATCCTGTAGCGACTTCATAATAGTTGACCAGTTCAAGTTAATGGTGGAGACTGTGTAAGGGATATCCACATCTGTTAACCATGTTTTGATAAACTCTAGTTGCTCAATTGGGATGGTATTAATATGGGAAACTGGTTTTGCGAAATCCTTGTAAACGAACACCATATCAAAGTTCTTTAACCCAAATTGCACTCTTTCTAGAATACAGATTTCAACTTCACTCAAATTTATTACCAAAAATGGAGGTTCTACTAATTGAATTAAACAGTCTCTGGTTGGCATACAGAACACTGCTGAT is from Kluyveromyces marxianus DMKU3-1042 DNA, complete genome, chromosome 2 and encodes:
- the CHC1 gene encoding clathrin heavy chain, with the translated sequence MSDLPIEFTELVDLTSLGISSQYLDFRSTTFESDHFVTVRESANGTNTVAIVDLTKGNEVTRKNMGGDSAIMHPSQKVISVRANGTIVQVFNLDTKSKLKSFQLDEPVIFWKWLSEEVLGFITANSLYVSHVFDGNVSAKPVKLTDRHVNLNNTQIINFVANEKLDWFAVVGIIQENGKIAGKIQLFSKARGISQAIDGHVAIFSKILLDGNTEPVQVFVTGNRNVTTGSGELRVIEIDPVQDQPVRYQKKIVDIFFPADAVNDFPISVQVSEKYGIIYVLTKYGFIHLYELETGSNLFVNRITAESVFTATSYNHKNGIACINKKGNVLAVEVDTNQIVPYVLNKLANVSLALTMASRGNLPGAEDLFSKQFDNLLAQGDYSNAAKVAASSQQLRTQTTINKLKNIQAPPGSISPILLYFSTLLDKGKLNQYESIELTRPLLQQDRKQLYEKYLKEDKLQCSEELGDIVKPFDTTLALATYLKAEAHAKVITCLAELQQFDKILPYAAKVNFTPNFIVLISNLMRTNPDKASEFAISLLSNPEVASKLEIEKIADIFFSQNHIQQGTSFLLDALRSNTPDQGHLQTRVLEINLLNAPQVADAILGNNIFSYYDKPTIATLAEKAGLYQRALENYTDIKDIKRCIVHTSAIPAEWLVNFFGKLNVEQSLACLKTLMDDNLEANLQIVIQVATKFSDLIGSQVLIKLFEDYRSNEGLYYYLASLVNLTTDKEVVFKYIQAAVRAGHFQEVERVVRENNVYDPEKVKNFLKDAQLQDQMPLVVVCDRFDMVHDLVLYLYRTKNFKFIEVYVQQVNPSKTAQVVAGLLDVDCDENVIISLLDTVVGQVPIDELTTEVEKRNRLKLLLPFLEKTLQTGAQSQSVYNTLAKIYIDSNNAPEKFLKENDQYDTLNVGRYCEKRDPYLAYIAYEKGQNDDDLIRITNENSMYKYQARYLLARSDSSLWNKVLSSENIHRRQLIDSVISVGIPELTDPEPVSLTVQAFMSNGLKTELIELLEKIILEPSPFNDNPALQGLLLLSAIRYEPNKVSNLIEKLDNYDVDEIAPLCIENGLNEEAFEIYDKHGKHSKALTVIVEDLLELDRAESYADKINTPELWAQLGTAELNALRIPEAIDSYIKAKDPSNFKNVIKAAEDAGKFEELVPFLLMARESLKEPEIDGALILAYAELGKLNEIENLLTVSNVANLEEVGDKLSEHNDYKAAKLCYSAVSNYSKLATTLVYLGDYQNAVDTARKASNVRVWKQVNDACIANREFRLAQICGLNLIVHAEELDELVEVYETNGFFDELISLFEAGLGLERAHMGMFTELAILYTKYNPSKTYEHLKLFWSRINIPKVIRAVEEAHLWPELIFLYAHYDEWDNAALTMIEKSAFNFDHSYFKEIIVKVSNLEIYYKAINFYVKEHPSLLVDLLTVLTPRLDIPRTVRIFSKSDNLPLIKPFLINVLPKNNSVVNQAYHDLMIEEEDYKALQDAVNSYDKFDQLELAARLENHEIIFFKIIGAQLYRRNKKWAKSLSIFKEQQLWKHAIETAAISQSQEIAEDLLKFFIETDNKEAFIASLYSTYHLIRYDFVLEVAWLNNLETYIKPYEISVKKEQNDAINKLSAEFKSKASTDSNSDGQPLLLTNGAIGSQTTGFSNY